ACTTCCACGGTCATTACAAAGAAGACATCGCGCTGTTAGCCGAAATGGGCTTCAAATGCTTCCGCACCTCTATCGCCTGGACGCGCATTTTCCCGAAAGGTGACGAGCAGCAGCCGAACGAAGAAGGCCTGAAGTTCTACGACGACATGTTCGATGAGCTATTGAAGTACAACATCGAGCCGGTTATCACCCTCTCCCACTTTGAGATGCCGCATTACCTGGTCACCGAATACGGTGGCTGGACCAACCGTAAAGTGGTCGATTTCTTTGTTCGTTTTGCTGAAGTGGTGTTTGAGCGCTACAAGAGCAAAGTGAAATACTGGATGACTTTTAACGAGATCAACAACCAGCGTAACTGGCGTGCACCGCTGTTTGGCTACTGTTGCTCTGGGGTGGTTTACACCGAACATGACAACCCTGAAGAAGTGATGTACCAGGTTCTGCATCACCAGTTTGTGGCCAGCGCCATGGCGGTGAAAATTGGCCATCGCATCAATCCTGAAACGAAAATCGGCTGTATGTTAGCGATGGTGCCGCTCTATCCGTTCTCCTGTAAACCAGAAGACCAGATGTACGCTCAGGAATCCATGCGTGAACGCTATGTCTTTACCGATGTGCAACTGCGCGGCTACTACCCATCTTATGTACTGAACGAGTGGGAACGCCGCGAGTTCAACATCAAAATGGAAGCCGGTGACGAGCAAATTCTGCGTGAAGGCGTGTGCGATTACCTCGGCTTTAGTTACTACATGACAAACGCGGTGAAAGCCGACGGTGGCAGCGGTGATGCGTTATCCGGCTTCCAGGGTAGCGTGCCAAACCCACACGTAAAAGCCTCCGACTGGGGTTGGCAGATTGACCCGGTTGGCCTGCGCTACGCGTTGTGCGAACTCTACGAACGCTACCAGAAACCACTATTTATCGTCGAAAACGGTTTTGGTGCCTACGACAAAGTAGAAGAGGACGGCTCAATCAATGACGACTACCGCATCGACTATCTGAAAGCGCACGTTTCCGAGATGGTGAAAGCGGTCACTTACGATGGCGTAGATTTGATGGGTTACACCCCTTGGGGCTGTATCGACTGCGTTTCGTTCACCACGGGTCAGTACAGCAAGCGCTACGGCTTTATCTATGTAAACAAGCACGACGACGGCACCGGGGATATGTCTCGTTCACGCAAGAAAAGTTTTAACTGGTACAAAGAAGTGATTGCCAGCAACGGCGAAAATCTTTAATTGCCAGAGCTTATGTTAGCCCCGTTCGCGGGGCTTTTTCATTTAGATCGGTAAACCAAATCGGAAACAGGCTCCGGTTTCAGGTCTTTCCACAAGCGTAATATCGCTGCCGTGGAGCTGGAGCATCTGGCGCACAATCATCAATCCTAGCCCTCCGCCCCTCAGCTGTGACTGGCTGGCAATGGACGGGCGAACAAATAGCCCCTCTTTTAATTCCTGCGCCACTCCCGGCCCGTTATCGCTGACCTGCACCAGCACTTTTTCGCCTTCCGCCCACAGGCGCACCGAGATGATCCCTTTTTCCGGGGCATGGCGAATGGCATTATCAAGAAGATTGGTGAGAACACGTTCGATCATACCAACATCCGCATCAATCATCGGCAGACCAGGCTCAATGTCCACCAGCATTTGTTGCTGACGGGTCTGTGCGGCCAGCTCGAATTTCTGGAACACATCCTGCAAAAGTTCGCTCAGGGAGAAATGCTCTTTTTGTGGTTTCACCACGCCATATTCCAGACGCGCTAATTCAAACAGCGACTGGGCAAGCGTACGCACTTTCTGGCTTTGCGCTAACGCGATATCCAGATAGCGTTTTTTATCTGAGTCAGACAGTGTCGATGACATCACCGACAGACTTTCCAGATAGCCATGCAGTGAGGTCAACGGCGTGCGTAAATCATGGGAGATATTGGCAATAAACTCGCGGCGGAGCTGGTCTTGTTGCGAAAGCCTGTGCCACTGTTCGGCAATCCGCCGCGCCATCATGACAACGCCCTGGCGCAGCAGACTTATTTCATCTTTATGATGCACGCTTTCCAGAGGTAGCGCCGCCACCGCCTGTATTTCCGCCATTCCTCCCGTTTCCACGGCATTTACCTGGCGTGAGAGCGAACGCAGCGGTCGAGTGATCCAACGAAACGCCAGCCCACCCACGATCAGACCCAACAGGGCGACTAAACTGATTGAAAGCAGAACGATTTTTAATAACGCGTTGAATTGCGCATCGCTATTTAACGCCGTGTATTTTTCACCAAGCAGGATGACGTAAAGATAGCCTTTAATTTGCCCGTCCTGACGCATAGGGGCGACGCTAAACACTTTTTTACCATCCAGACTGCGCGGATCGTCGCCATAAACCGGATATTGATGGTTGTTCAGGGCAGTCTGAACGGGCTGCAAGTCAACACGCTGGCGCTTGATATGCCCGGCAGGTGCGCCATCTCCAACGATATTTCCCTGATTATCCAGGAGATAAACTTCAACGCTTGGATTCACGGCCATAAGATGATCGAACAGCGTGCGCACTGAATCTTTATTGAGCCCATCCTGCCCAAGCAGCGGGTAGCTCTGGTTGATGTGCTGCGCAAGATCGGCTGAAAGTTGTTGGATCACCGCCTGGCTATACTGCGTGCTGGTACGAATTTGCAGCCAGCCCAACAATGAGCAGGAAGCGATAAGCAGCAGCGCAAAAACCAGAGTCAGGCGCTGGGAAAGGGTGAGTTTTCGCATGATTTACTCGCGTGAAGATGCGGTGAATTTATAGCCTTTACCCCATACCGTTAAAATAAATTCGGGTTCGGCGGGGTTATCTTCAATCTTGATGCGTAGCCGGTTGATGTGCGTGTTAACCGTGTGTTCGTAGCCTTCGTGCTGATAGCCCCAAACTTGGTTGAGGAGGTTAAGACGAGAGAAAACTTTGCCAGGATGTTTTGCAAAAAACCATAGCAGATCAAATTCACGCGGCGTCAGCTCTACAGGCTGTTCTCTCAGACGCACATCGCGGGAGAGGGGGTCGATACTCAGCCTTGCAAAAGTGAGCGTGCCTGCGTCCTGCCTCAGGTTTTGGCTCATCGCTTCCTGGCGACGAAACAGCGCTTTAACGCGAGCGACCAGTTCCAGCATTGAGAACGGTTTTGCCAGGTAATCATCTGCTCCCAGCTCCAGGCCTAAAACGCGATGCGTTTCGCTGGATCGCGCACTGATCATCACGATCGGCGTGTAACGCGTCATCGTCCGGGCATGGCGGCAAATCTCCAGCCCATCAACTCCTGGCAGCATGAGATCTAGAATTAACGCATCCCAACCGCCCTGTTTGAGCAATTCCAGCCCCAGGGAACCGTCCGCCGCATGGACAATTTCATAGCCCTCTTTTTGCAGATGTAACTGCAAAAGCTCGGCAATGTTTTCATCGTCTTCAACGATTAGCAGCTTTTTTGACGGATTCACTCGCACGCTCCCACATTTATGTCGTAATGAAAGTCTACACAACAAGCGTCCGGGAAGTTGTCACATTTTGTTGAAGATTGGTGCTATTTCCCGCCAGCCAGATCGAGGAAACTACCCGTGACGTAAGAGGCCTGATCGCTCAGCAGCCAGGCAATCGCCTGCGCGACTTCTTCTGGCTGGCCGCCACGCTTCATGGGTAAGAGATCTTTGACCCGATCGACTCGCCCCGCTTCCCCGCCAGACGCATGCATTTCGGTATAGATAAAACCTGGACGCACACCGTTGACGCGAATACCTTGCGCCGCCACTTCCACAGAAAGCCCGGTGGTCAGCGTATCCACAGCGCCTTTTGAAGCCGCATAATCGACATATTCACCAGGAGCCCCTAAGCGCGACGCTGCCGATGAAACGTTAACAATCGCTCCACCTTTTCCACCATGACGAATGGCCATGCGTTTGACCGCCTCGCGGCAGCAAAGGAAATAGCCGGTAACGTTAGTCGCCAGCACGCGATTAATTCGTTCCGCAGAAAGTTCTTCGATGGTGGATTGTTGAAACAGGATCCCCGCGTTGTTGACCAGGGCGGTCACGGGGCCGAAAGCATTGTCGATTTCGATAAACATCGCCATGACGTGTAATTCATCCGCAATGTCGGCTTTGATGGCAATAGCCTCACCGCCAGCCTCGCGAATAGTGTTAATCACTTCATCCGCAGCCTGCTTGTTGCGTTGATAGTTTACGACGACTTTGTAGCCAGACTGCGCCAACAGTAGCGATGTCGCTTTACCGATACCGCGGCTGCCGCCGGTTACGAGTGCTACGCTCATTTCGACCTCCTTTATGCCCCCAACAGACCCCCACCCAGCCTCCCCCTTGCCAGGGGGAGGAGCTAAAACTACTCCCTCCCCTTGTCAGGGGAGGGTAGTTTCAGAACTTACTGGTATTCGCTCATCGGCACACAAGAGCAGAACAAATTACGGTCACCGAACACATCATCCAGGCGCTTCACCGTCGGCCAGTATTTATTGCCATGGCCTGCCGGG
This genomic window from Buttiauxella gaviniae contains:
- a CDS encoding 6-phospho-beta-glucosidase; the protein is MKKLTLPKDFLWGGAVAAHQVEGGWNKEGKGPSICDVLTGGAHGVPREITQEVVPGKYYPNHEAIDFHGHYKEDIALLAEMGFKCFRTSIAWTRIFPKGDEQQPNEEGLKFYDDMFDELLKYNIEPVITLSHFEMPHYLVTEYGGWTNRKVVDFFVRFAEVVFERYKSKVKYWMTFNEINNQRNWRAPLFGYCCSGVVYTEHDNPEEVMYQVLHHQFVASAMAVKIGHRINPETKIGCMLAMVPLYPFSCKPEDQMYAQESMRERYVFTDVQLRGYYPSYVLNEWERREFNIKMEAGDEQILREGVCDYLGFSYYMTNAVKADGGSGDALSGFQGSVPNPHVKASDWGWQIDPVGLRYALCELYERYQKPLFIVENGFGAYDKVEEDGSINDDYRIDYLKAHVSEMVKAVTYDGVDLMGYTPWGCIDCVSFTTGQYSKRYGFIYVNKHDDGTGDMSRSRKKSFNWYKEVIASNGENL
- a CDS encoding sensor histidine kinase — protein: MRKLTLSQRLTLVFALLLIASCSLLGWLQIRTSTQYSQAVIQQLSADLAQHINQSYPLLGQDGLNKDSVRTLFDHLMAVNPSVEVYLLDNQGNIVGDGAPAGHIKRQRVDLQPVQTALNNHQYPVYGDDPRSLDGKKVFSVAPMRQDGQIKGYLYVILLGEKYTALNSDAQFNALLKIVLLSISLVALLGLIVGGLAFRWITRPLRSLSRQVNAVETGGMAEIQAVAALPLESVHHKDEISLLRQGVVMMARRIAEQWHRLSQQDQLRREFIANISHDLRTPLTSLHGYLESLSVMSSTLSDSDKKRYLDIALAQSQKVRTLAQSLFELARLEYGVVKPQKEHFSLSELLQDVFQKFELAAQTRQQQMLVDIEPGLPMIDADVGMIERVLTNLLDNAIRHAPEKGIISVRLWAEGEKVLVQVSDNGPGVAQELKEGLFVRPSIASQSQLRGGGLGLMIVRQMLQLHGSDITLVERPETGACFRFGLPI
- a CDS encoding response regulator transcription factor codes for the protein MNPSKKLLIVEDDENIAELLQLHLQKEGYEIVHAADGSLGLELLKQGGWDALILDLMLPGVDGLEICRHARTMTRYTPIVMISARSSETHRVLGLELGADDYLAKPFSMLELVARVKALFRRQEAMSQNLRQDAGTLTFARLSIDPLSRDVRLREQPVELTPREFDLLWFFAKHPGKVFSRLNLLNQVWGYQHEGYEHTVNTHINRLRIKIEDNPAEPEFILTVWGKGYKFTASSRE
- a CDS encoding SDR family oxidoreductase, which codes for MSVALVTGGSRGIGKATSLLLAQSGYKVVVNYQRNKQAADEVINTIREAGGEAIAIKADIADELHVMAMFIEIDNAFGPVTALVNNAGILFQQSTIEELSAERINRVLATNVTGYFLCCREAVKRMAIRHGGKGGAIVNVSSAASRLGAPGEYVDYAASKGAVDTLTTGLSVEVAAQGIRVNGVRPGFIYTEMHASGGEAGRVDRVKDLLPMKRGGQPEEVAQAIAWLLSDQASYVTGSFLDLAGGK